A single region of the Hylaeus volcanicus isolate JK05 chromosome 5, UHH_iyHylVolc1.0_haploid, whole genome shotgun sequence genome encodes:
- the LOC128876893 gene encoding glutamyl aminopeptidase-like, with translation MTNWRFILIVVVLTKMEDRTLADRAFKRNSNRRHNETMDIEKRLSEDVLPSRYVIAISTDFRKDEFRGSIGIDIDILRPQTYIALHSKNLTILSTKLYSGKWRTEVPIKSVLPVDKREMLVIKTFRVIPVGKYVLKMNFSGDLNGKIKGFYLSKYTDLNHSVRKLAVTQFEPLYAREAFPCFDEPSFKSTFVVRLLHSEKPPYHALSNMPVAKVETTNTETITYFDPTPPMSTYLVAFLTSDFDCLGANTTLLNGTMVPLNVCARPMYKHKGTFALNVAIRVMEYYLSVFNIDYPLPKLDMVAIPDFSAGAMENWGLITFRETELLHSENDSSCLNTRSVSLTVAHELAHMWFGNLVTMRWWNDLWLNEGFATYMEHMAVDYVFPEWNEMDSFPLHTKYVSMKHDSRSRARAIVKRVEDPEEIEEMFDRISYQKAAAVIRMLEDAIGNSRFVQGIRSYLDNYRFKNAESRELFELLSNKTRNDVDIIDFMNRWTMLAGFPMVNVVPHGKKLFRLSQQRFTTSKKLLEIRDGSWTIPIKYITSRRNGVKLDWFIANYSCVELSLERPVDWIKLNHGSIGYYVVNYTEEAWRSFRDLLSKDHRTLSPVDRADLLHDAFLLAGAADLRYSAAMNLTSYLAIETAYQPWAVAVEWFTQMNRLLARTRVHERFQSYARRLVDKIYHRVGWNIHEEKLFAKRELGVLVLNAACSVAHKHCLDTAGRKLREFLANKDGKQTLPADIRSIVYTFGLVTQSDDVGSIFENMSRLLAMENDAQERERLIIGLTAIRDKDTLNRYLERATDGNLVRKQDFTDVLIKVAMNPAGVDVAWNFIRSRWTSLVAEYNTNGYSLGKAVVAIVSSFKDRRMLQEARRFFLEHELGVTESTKRNAIEEIENSIKWLDANVQNIDWWLAANGFD, from the exons ATGACCAACTGGAGATTTATCTTAATTGTAGTAGTTTTAACGAAGATGGAAGATCGCACACTGGCCGATAGAGCGTTTAAGAGGAATTCTAATCGACGTCACAACGAGACCATGGACATCGAGAAACGTCTGTCCGAGGATGTGCTTCCCAGCAGATACGTTATAGCAATTTCGACTGATTTTCGAAAGGACGAGTTTCGTGGGTCTATCGGTATCGATATCGATATACTCAGG CCTCAAACCTACATCGCCTTGCATTCAAAAAATCTAACTATTTTGTCGACCAAACTGTACTCGGGAAAATGGCGAACGGAAGTCCCAATAAAGTCTGTGCTACCAGTGGACAAGCGTGAAATGTTAGTGATTAAAACGTTCAGAGTCATCCCTGTAGGAAAATACGTcctaaaaatgaatttcagcGGCGACCTGAACGGGAAAATCAAGGGATTCTACCTGAGCAAGTACACTGACCTCAACCACTCGGTCAG AAAACTGGCAGTAACGCAATTCGAGCCACTCTACGCGAGAGAAGCGTTTCCGTGCTTCGACGAGCCGAGCTTCAAGTCCACGTTTGTCGTGCGGCTCCTCCACTCGGAGAAACCTCCCTACCATGCATTATCTAACATGCCAGTCGCG AAGGTGGAGACGACGAATACCGAAACAATCACGTATTTCGATCCCACGCCTCCCATGTCCACTTACCTCGTCGCCTTCCTCACAAGCGACTTCGACTGTTTGGGAGCCAACACGACCCTGTTGAACGGAACCATGGTTCCCCTAAACGTATGTGCCAGACCCATGTACAAACACAAGGGGACGTTCGCCCTGAACGTCGCCATCCGCGTGATGGAGTACTATTTGAGCGTTTTCAATATCGACTACCCGCTGCCCAAACTCG ATATGGTCGCCATACCTGACTTCAGCGCTGGAGCTATGGAGAACTGGGGTCTGATCACGTTTCGCGAAACGGAGCTCCTTCATAGTGAGAACGACAGCTCCTGTCTGAACACGAGGAGCGTCAGCTTGACGGTGGCCCATGAATTGGCGCACATGTGGTTCGGCAATCTGGTCACCATGAGGTGGTGGAACGATCTCTGGCTGAACGAGGGATTCGCGACTTACATGGAGCACATGGCGGTGGACTACGTCTTTCCCGAATGGAACGAG ATGGACTCCTTTCCCTTGCACACCAAGTATGTCTCCATGAAACACGACAGCAGGTCACGTGCTCGTGCTATCGTGAAGCGCGTCGAGGACCCTGAGGAGATCGAGGAGATGTTTGATCGAATTTCCTATCAGAAG GCAGCAGCTGTGATCAGGATGCTGGAGGACGCAATAGGCAATTCGAGGTTCGTCCAAGGTATCAGAAGCTACCTAGACAATTATCGATTCAAAAACGCGGAGTCACGCGAGTTGTTCGAGCTCTTGAGCAACAAGACTCGCAACGACGTCGATATCATCGACTTCATGAATCGATGGACGATGCTCGCTGGGTTTCCAATGGTCAATGTCGTTCCGCACGGCAAGAAGCTCTTCAGGCTCTCCCAGCAGCGTTTCACGACGAGCAAGAAACTGCTCGAAATACGAGA CGGAAGCTGGACCATTCCCATAAAATACATAACGAGCAGAAGGAACGGCGTCAAGCTCGACTGGTTCATCGCGAATTATTCTTGCG TGGAATTGTCGCTGGAGAGGCCAGTTGATTGGATCAAACTGAACCACGGATCGATCGGGTATTACGTCGTCAATTACACGGAGGAAGCGTGGCGCTCGTTTAGGGATTTATTGTCCAAAGACCATCGA ACATTGAGCCCCGTGGACAGAGCAGACTTGTTGCACGATGCTTTTCTTTTAGCGGGGGCCGCCGATTTGCGTTACTCCGCGGCGATGAACTTGACCTCTTATCTCGCGATCGAAACGGCTTATCAGCCCTGGGCCGTGGCCGTCGAATGGTTCACGCAAATGAACAGACTGCTGGCCAGGACCCGCGTACACGAACGTTTTCAG TCCTACGCGAGGAGGCTCGTTGATAAAATCTACCACAGAGTCGGATGGAATATCCACGAGGAGAAGTTGTTCGCCAAGAG AGAACTGGGCGTGCTGGTGCTGAATGCAGCCTGCAGCGTGGCTCACAAACACTGCCTCGATACCGCTGGAAGGAAGCTGAGGGAGTTCCTCGCGAACAAGGATGGCAAACAAACGTTGCCAGCCGATATTCGGTCTATCGTTTACACGTTCG GCCTCGTCACGCAGTCGGATGACGTTGGAtcgatatttgaaaacatgTCGCGGCTATTAGCGATGGAGAACGACGCTCAGGAAAGGGAACGCTTGATTATCGGACTGACCGCCATTCGAGATAAAGACACCCTTAATCG ATACCTTGAACGCGCCACCGACGGGAACTTGGTACGCAAACAAGATTTTACCGACGTGTTGATCAAAGTCGCCATGAATCCCGCGGGAGTGGACGTAGCCTGGAATTTCATACG ATCTCGATGGACGAGCCTCGTCGCGGAGTACAACACCAACGGTTACTCTTTAGGAAAAGCCGTAGTCGCCATCGTCTCGTCCTTCAAGGACCGCCGGATGCTCCAAGAG GCCAGACGATTCTTTCTGGAGCACGAGCTGGGAGTAACCGAGAGCACAAAGAGAAACGCTATCGAGGAGATTGAAAACAGCATCAAATGGCTGGACGCGAACGTGCAAAACATCGATTGGTGGCTGGCGGCCAATGGCTTCGATTAA
- the LOC128876890 gene encoding glutathione S-transferase-like, with translation MTRYKLVYFNVMGLGEPIRFILCYGGVPFEDVRVERDINEWLKIKPTTPFGQLPLLEIDGKVYAQTLPICRYLAKQFNLLGKTDLDNLQIDAIANALHDFRKSVVSNYYREQDPALKAKKKVEVFENTVPFYLNKLEELTKNNGGYLHGGQLSYADLFFVAITDSLSTAYEADITKDKPHLKALKEKVLAIPSIKAYVEKRPKLPF, from the exons ATGACACGGTACAAATTGGTGTACTTCAACGTGATGGGATTAGGGGAGCCCATAAGGTTCATCCTCTGTTACGGAGGCGTTCCGTTCGAGGACGTCCGGGTAGAGCGCGACATCAACGAATGGCTTAAAATAAAACCGA CGACCCCATTCGGTCAGTTGCCCTTGTTGGAAATCGACGGGAAAGTTTACGCGCAAACGTTGCCTATTTGCCGATACCTGGCCAAACAATTTAATCTGCTCGGCAAAACCGATCTGGACAACCTGCAAATCGACGCCATCGCGAACGCTCTTCACGATTTTAGAAAGA GTGTGGTATCGAACTACTATAGAGAGCAGGATCCAGCACTGAAGGCGAAGAAGAAAGTGGAGGTGTTCGAGAACACGGTGCCGTTTTACCTGAACAAGCTCGAGGAGCTGACCAAGAACAATGGAGGATATCTGCACGGTGGTCAG TTGAGCTACGCGGATCTATTCTTCGTCGCCATTACGGATTCGTTGAGCACAGCCTACGAAGCTGATATCACGAAAGACAAACCTCACCTGAAGGCTCTGAAGGAGAAAGTCTTGGCAATTCCAAGCATTAAAGCTTACGTGGAGAAGAGACCAAAATtgccattttaa